One genomic window of Ornithodoros turicata isolate Travis unplaced genomic scaffold, ASM3712646v1 ctg00000958.1, whole genome shotgun sequence includes the following:
- the LOC135375932 gene encoding uncharacterized protein LOC135375932: MSHTNCCIVNCTNTYKNCPPGTRFFSFSTRTCLQHQREQWIRCVRRVNARGTEWQPSKWSKICSSHFVGGQPSTDRSSPAYMPTIFPSSYRNASTTTIAEDKMSRYKRWRKRAYGEGQVVRCSDVQAKAEDVGKEKKTKCGIQDRECEASESPPEQGEQQVETPIVGPFPICSYIEEDVRTTQEIATQTDKSDCGVPASVFLSCLLNSIDCEASVQCSQILVSPKETCEKGIGTVTDDQLYHRKGFHGYETISSHSDHVEVLKDLTGVSTACFAVLLGLLTQVKTPRSTDISLESRLLLFLIKMKHALTFATLGALFGIHRTTASRAFYAVLETVFAKTQELLVWFPRHVVQEGMPSSFLDKYPTCRVIIDCAEVPIQKPPELSEQIRCWSSRRSDFTLKFLVAVAPSGFVSFVSSVFGGRWSDGYVAANSGLLNLLEPGDVVVADREFPNIRRDLDARQVALEIPPLAPMNERCTPAEVARTYRIACHRIHVERCVKRIKAFNILGAKLPQDLKGHVNKIVTVCCVLVNMQKPMFKQV; this comes from the exons ATGTCGCACACAAACTGTTGTATCGTTAACTGTACAAACACATACAAGAACTGCCCGCCAGGTACGAGGTTTTTCAGTTTCTCGACGAGGACGTGTCTACAGCACCAGCGAGAACAGTGGATTCGCTGTGTACGTCGCGTGAA TGCCCGTGGAACAGAATGGCAACCATCCAAATGGTCAAAGATATGCAGCTCCCACTTTGTTGGCGGTCAACCATCGACAGATCGTTCGTCACCGGCCTACATGCCGACCATCTTTCCGTCGTCGTACCGCAATGCCTCTACCACTACGATAGCTGAGGACAAAATGTCCCGCTATAAACG TTGGAGAAAAAGGGCGTACGGCGAAGGCCAAGTCGTGCGCTGTAGTGACGTACAAGCCAAAGCAGAAGACGtcggaaaagaaaagaagacaaaGTGTGGAATACAAGACAGAGAATGTGAAGCCTCAGAGTCACCACCTGAGCAAGGAGAACAACAAGTGGAGACGCCTATCGTTGGCCCTTTTCCCATCTGCTCTTACATAGAGGAGGATGTAAGGACGACGCAGGAG ATTGCAACGCAGACAGACAAAAGTGACTGTGGTGTACCTGCATCTGTTTTCCTCAGCTGCCTTCTGAATTCCATTGACTGTGAGGCCTCTGTGCAGTGTAGCCAAATTCTGGTATCCCCAAAAGAGACATGCGAGAAAGGCATTGGGACTGTAACTGACGACCAGTTGTATCATCGTAAAGGATTCCATGGCTACGAGACTATCTCTTCGCATAGTGACCACGTTGAAGTCCTCAAGGACCTGACTGGTGTGTCAACTGCCTGCTTTGCAGTTCTGTTAGGACTGTTGACACAG GTCAAGACTCCGCGCTCAACTGACATCAGCCTGGAAAGCCGCCTCCTCCTGTTCCTGATCAAGATGAAGCATGCCCTGACATTCGCCACACTGGGTGCCCTCTTCGGCATACACCGCACAACCGCTTCCCGGGCGTTCTACGCCGTCCTCGAGACTGTGTTTGCCAAGACGCAGGAGCTGCTGGTTTGGTTCCCAAGACACGTAGTGCAGGAGGGCATGCCCTCTTCCTTTCTGGATAAGTATCCCACCTGCAGGGTGATCATAGACTGCGCGGAGGTGCCCATTCAGAAGCCACCCGAACTGAGCGAGCAGATTAGGTGCTGGAGCAGCCGCAGGAGTGACTTCACGCTCAAGTTCCTGGTTGCCGTGGCGCCCAGCGGCTTCGTGTCGTTTGTCTCGAGCGTCTTCGGCGGTCGGTGGAGCGACGGGTACGTCGCCGCAAACTCCGGCTTGCTGAACCTCCTCGAACCCGGAGACGTCGTGGTGGCGGACAGGGAGTTTCCCAACATCCGCCGCGACTTGGACGCGCGGCAGGTTGCGCTCGAAATCCCGCCTCTTGCTCCCATGAACGAGCGGTGCACGCCCGCGGAAGTGGCACGCACGTACAGGATTGCCTGTCACCGTATCCACGTGGAACGCTGCGTTAAGAGGATCAAAGCGTTCAACATATTGGGTGCAAAGCTACCGCAGGACCTCAAAGGGCATGTGAACAAAATTGTGACTGTGTGCTGCGTTCTTGTGAACATGCAAAAGCCCATGTTCAAACAGGTATGA